Proteins encoded together in one Shewanella oneidensis MR-1 window:
- a CDS encoding efflux RND transporter periplasmic adaptor subunit: MFKQRVTKQARSACDISFTSHHSHFSKAPLFAPLPFLWVSLLACTAFSSLAADKIDIIPVTVEAVKEASFADVVKEVGKINAIDSAILSFNASEKISAIHFSNGDKVTKGQVIAEQDNTKAKADLDKAKSTLALAKTKLERIEDLLIKEPFALAKQDVDELRENVNLADADFRQKQATMNDYLIKAPFDGQLTSFSQSIGSQIAAGTALVTLYSLNPVEVRYAISQHDFGKAQKGQGVNVTVEAYANKVFKGTVNYVAPAVDESSGRVEVHAALDNSEFKLAPGMFANIKQFYSQGVACLLVPQNSIIANNDERFVWLVRGNNAVKQIIKLAQNTNDGYTVVTEGLAKGDLVVKTGMQNLKSDSQINVIDDKSTQDKPVTSNAGASTGSSSAPSTDSTSSPSTDLTSSPSTDPSSVPNTGSSSASNTAPNAKGAQ; the protein is encoded by the coding sequence ATGTTTAAACAAAGAGTGACTAAACAAGCACGCAGCGCATGCGATATTTCATTTACAAGCCATCACTCTCATTTCTCCAAGGCGCCTTTATTCGCGCCTTTGCCATTTTTATGGGTGAGCCTGCTCGCGTGCACCGCTTTCTCTTCGTTGGCGGCAGATAAGATCGACATTATCCCTGTCACAGTGGAGGCTGTTAAAGAAGCCTCCTTTGCCGATGTTGTTAAAGAGGTCGGTAAAATTAACGCCATTGACTCAGCGATACTGAGTTTTAATGCCAGCGAAAAAATTAGCGCCATTCATTTTAGTAATGGCGACAAAGTGACCAAAGGCCAAGTGATTGCCGAACAAGACAACACCAAAGCCAAGGCCGATTTAGACAAGGCAAAAAGTACCTTAGCACTGGCGAAAACCAAGCTGGAGCGTATCGAAGACTTGCTGATTAAAGAGCCGTTTGCTCTGGCTAAGCAAGATGTGGATGAGCTGCGGGAAAATGTGAACCTCGCCGATGCCGATTTTCGCCAAAAACAAGCCACCATGAATGATTACCTGATTAAGGCGCCCTTTGATGGCCAGTTAACGAGCTTTAGTCAGTCTATCGGCAGTCAAATTGCTGCGGGTACGGCTTTAGTGACCCTCTATAGTTTAAATCCTGTTGAAGTCCGTTATGCCATCAGTCAACACGATTTTGGTAAGGCGCAAAAGGGCCAAGGGGTGAATGTTACCGTTGAGGCTTACGCTAATAAGGTGTTCAAAGGGACGGTTAATTATGTGGCCCCAGCGGTGGATGAAAGCTCGGGTCGAGTTGAGGTACACGCCGCCCTCGACAACTCTGAGTTTAAGCTGGCTCCCGGAATGTTTGCCAACATCAAGCAGTTTTATAGCCAAGGGGTTGCATGTTTATTGGTGCCGCAAAATTCGATTATTGCCAATAACGATGAGCGTTTTGTCTGGTTAGTGCGCGGCAATAATGCCGTAAAACAAATCATTAAACTCGCGCAAAACACCAACGACGGTTATACGGTGGTGACCGAAGGTTTAGCCAAGGGCGATCTTGTGGTTAAGACGGGCATGCAAAACCTTAAGTCCGATAGCCAAATTAACGTCATTGACGATAAAAGTACGCAAGATAAGCCTGTCACTTCAAACGCTGGCGCAAGCACCGGCTCAAGCTCAGCGCCAAGTACCGATTCAACTTCATCGCCAAGCACCGATTTAACTTCATCGCCAAGCACCGATCCAAGCTCAGTGCCAAACACTGGCTCAAGCTCAGCGTCAAACACTGCACCAAACGCGAAGGGAGCCCAATAA
- a CDS encoding leucine-rich repeat-containing protein kinase family protein, translated as MQTLAQLKAGQLQGITRLQLVENLTEFPREIFDLADTLEILDLSNNQLSSLPEDLHRLTHLKILFASNNRFETLPEVLGQCPKLEMIGFKANQIRTVPAASLPAQTRWLILTDNQITTLPERMGQLQRLQKLALAGNRLTALPASMAHCRNLELIRLSANSLEKLPSWLLRLPKLTWLAFAGNPFSHTLVDPHADVASVPNVTLADIELGKKLGEGASGIIYQGRWLNPAMVAATGSEHIAVKLFKGEVTSDGYPADELDCCLTTGEHPNLIKVLAHISQKDQLGLVMALIPAGFANLGLPPSLDTCTRDTFKPGTQFSLEQVATIAHQLADTLAHMHAKQVSHGDVYAHNMMVNKQMNLLFGDFGAASNLGNLSTLEQLAMEAIEVRALGCLIEDLLAYVDESVNAEHYAQLSAIKAACMQSDVALRPRFIEVKQAIASLLISTSA; from the coding sequence GTGCAGACGTTAGCGCAGTTAAAAGCAGGACAATTACAAGGGATTACCCGTTTACAATTGGTTGAAAACCTCACTGAGTTCCCTCGGGAGATCTTTGATTTAGCCGATACGCTCGAGATCCTCGATTTATCCAATAACCAGTTAAGCTCGTTGCCCGAAGATTTGCATCGCTTAACCCATTTGAAGATTTTGTTTGCGTCTAATAACCGTTTTGAAACCTTGCCAGAGGTGTTAGGTCAGTGTCCCAAATTGGAGATGATTGGTTTTAAGGCCAATCAAATTCGCACTGTGCCAGCGGCATCCTTGCCCGCACAAACCCGTTGGTTGATTTTAACAGACAACCAAATCACCACCTTACCCGAGCGTATGGGGCAGTTGCAGCGTTTGCAAAAACTCGCATTAGCGGGCAACCGTTTAACGGCGTTGCCGGCGTCGATGGCCCATTGCCGCAATTTAGAATTAATACGTCTGTCGGCCAATTCATTAGAAAAACTGCCTAGTTGGTTACTTCGACTACCTAAACTCACTTGGCTGGCTTTTGCGGGCAATCCTTTTAGCCATACCTTGGTTGATCCCCACGCCGATGTAGCCAGTGTGCCAAATGTGACATTAGCGGACATTGAACTGGGTAAAAAACTGGGTGAAGGGGCTTCTGGCATTATTTACCAAGGTCGTTGGTTAAATCCTGCAATGGTGGCTGCCACAGGGAGCGAGCATATTGCAGTTAAGTTATTTAAAGGTGAGGTGACCAGTGATGGTTATCCTGCTGACGAGTTAGATTGCTGCCTGACCACGGGCGAGCATCCCAATCTTATTAAGGTGTTAGCGCATATCAGCCAAAAGGATCAACTTGGATTAGTGATGGCATTAATTCCTGCTGGTTTTGCTAACTTAGGCTTACCGCCGTCCCTCGATACCTGTACCCGCGATACCTTTAAGCCAGGGACGCAGTTTAGCCTTGAGCAAGTTGCCACTATTGCCCATCAGTTAGCGGACACACTCGCGCATATGCACGCTAAACAAGTAAGCCACGGTGATGTTTATGCCCACAATATGATGGTTAATAAGCAGATGAATTTATTGTTTGGTGATTTTGGGGCGGCATCCAATTTAGGCAATCTCTCGACGCTTGAGCAATTGGCAATGGAGGCGATTGAGGTGCGCGCACTTGGTTGTTTGATTGAGGATTTGCTGGCCTATGTGGATGAATCGGTTAACGCTGAGCATTATGCCCAGTTGAGTGCGATTAAAGCGGCGTGCATGCAGTCGGATGTGGCTCTACGCCCTCGTTTTATTGAGGTAAAGCAGGCTATCGCGAGTTTGCTAATTTCAACAAGCGCCTGA
- a CDS encoding LysM peptidoglycan-binding domain-containing protein — protein sequence MRKTFRQPHALAAMVIAMLMAQLSGCATTSAQTSPTEFGAGLPEAEDHSESAEPQSVEAEVIDERYADVWEKIQHARTIDVHDDAEVRKQRNFFDDKQKFMTQVTQRAEPFLYYIVSQLEARNMPLELALLPIVESGYNPLAQANGPAGLWQMIPATGRNFGLTINSAYDGRKDALASTDAVLDYLQHLYNTLGNDWINAVAGYNSGELVIKAAIDRNKAKGKPTDFWSLNIPARQVQTVPKWLAFIQIIREPSHYNLKVMPIANRPFLERLPAPNGVEISQIANAAGLTKAEFKTYNPGYRQSVIPSKGKYQIALPIENIGHYQENQHKLYAQKRYDSQTYIVKSGDSLGTIAAKFDLSVKELKQANNLTSDRLKIGQELTLLTPMAANDNEPEPVKTKANTDKSSTKANASSTKATSSKSTDKPVAKAKTYKVKSGDSLDKIARKSKVKLADLMKWNQLNAKSIIKPGQELKISE from the coding sequence ATGCGGAAAACCTTTCGTCAACCCCATGCATTAGCTGCGATGGTTATTGCCATGCTGATGGCCCAGCTAAGTGGCTGCGCAACAACCTCGGCACAGACATCGCCAACGGAATTTGGTGCTGGTTTACCAGAAGCCGAAGATCATAGCGAATCAGCAGAACCTCAATCAGTTGAAGCTGAGGTTATCGACGAGCGTTATGCCGATGTGTGGGAGAAAATCCAACACGCCCGCACTATTGATGTACATGACGATGCAGAAGTACGCAAACAACGTAACTTTTTCGATGATAAACAAAAATTTATGACTCAGGTGACACAGCGCGCCGAGCCATTTTTATATTATATTGTCAGCCAACTTGAGGCTCGCAATATGCCGCTTGAACTGGCACTCCTGCCAATTGTAGAGAGTGGTTACAATCCGCTCGCTCAGGCAAATGGCCCCGCCGGACTTTGGCAAATGATCCCCGCCACGGGGCGTAACTTTGGCCTAACCATCAACTCAGCCTACGATGGCCGCAAAGATGCTCTGGCCTCAACCGATGCGGTACTCGACTATCTCCAACATTTATACAATACCCTAGGCAATGACTGGATTAACGCCGTAGCGGGTTACAACAGTGGCGAACTGGTCATCAAAGCTGCCATTGATAGAAATAAAGCCAAGGGCAAACCCACGGATTTTTGGTCGCTCAATATTCCGGCTCGCCAAGTGCAAACCGTACCTAAATGGCTAGCGTTTATCCAAATTATCCGCGAACCCAGCCATTACAATCTTAAAGTGATGCCGATTGCAAACCGTCCCTTTTTAGAACGCTTACCCGCTCCCAATGGCGTTGAGATAAGCCAAATCGCCAATGCTGCGGGACTCACTAAAGCGGAGTTCAAAACCTATAACCCAGGATACCGCCAAAGCGTGATCCCCAGTAAAGGCAAATACCAAATTGCCCTGCCGATTGAAAACATTGGCCACTATCAAGAAAACCAGCACAAGCTATATGCACAAAAACGTTACGACAGCCAAACCTATATTGTGAAATCAGGTGATAGCTTAGGCACTATTGCGGCTAAATTTGATTTATCAGTCAAAGAGTTAAAACAGGCGAATAATCTGACCTCAGATCGCCTTAAAATCGGCCAAGAGCTTACACTTTTAACCCCAATGGCGGCCAATGATAATGAGCCAGAACCAGTAAAGACCAAGGCTAATACCGATAAATCATCGACCAAAGCGAATGCGAGTAGCACTAAAGCTACCAGCTCAAAATCGACCGATAAGCCAGTGGCAAAAGCCAAAACCTACAAAGTAAAATCAGGGGATTCACTAGATAAAATCGCGCGTAAAAGCAAAGTGAAGCTCGCCGATTTAATGAAGTGGAACCAGCTAAATGCCAAGAGCATCATCAAGCCAGGTCAAGAACTCAAAATAAGCGAATAA
- a CDS encoding DUF4397 domain-containing protein: MLNNKLKGFAVMTFACLGVTACGGSDNKDEDTSKTDTYVQFYNATAGSTTTALKIGDKTYESVSFADAMPRFTSTPGVSAVEVMGKDAANKDISLYKENIDLKTATDHFFVLHGDFSSPALLNINYSRTELDKQNAEADKSKMQLLIAHTATKAPAYDAYIAKADKGFADAVMLGSVSYGEVSAPQIMDTGDYKIYLTAAGTTNISYTTASINFKTKVPYKLILRESFGASAAKISLDSVDSTTNVRNHVALESSVDFRVFNGLATHNVDVKVVSSKQEALFSNVAPFGVTAYKGAEFNDFGVSVFDHTSQAKLLDNVLITLNQDDIKTIFIYEQTTAQGSQVKAMEMKQTQTPSPYSFKFDIVSFADKSNLTLYFLKANDTIDTAAYKISAVNPTVPQSLVVPKGEYSIKVISVENGSKTVVYASDMIDFNNQDNVTMVLNKDDSTSFGYNLVKI; encoded by the coding sequence ATGCTTAACAATAAACTCAAAGGATTCGCGGTGATGACTTTCGCCTGTTTAGGCGTTACCGCTTGTGGTGGTTCTGATAATAAAGATGAGGATACCTCTAAAACCGATACTTATGTGCAATTCTACAATGCCACCGCAGGCAGCACTACTACTGCGCTGAAGATTGGCGATAAAACCTATGAAAGTGTGAGCTTCGCCGATGCGATGCCACGCTTTACGTCAACTCCCGGTGTGAGTGCGGTAGAAGTGATGGGTAAGGATGCGGCAAATAAAGATATTTCGCTCTACAAAGAGAATATCGATTTAAAAACGGCAACCGACCATTTCTTTGTCTTGCATGGGGATTTTTCCTCGCCAGCCCTTTTGAATATCAATTACTCGCGCACCGAGCTCGATAAACAAAACGCCGAAGCAGACAAGAGCAAAATGCAGTTGTTGATTGCACATACAGCGACCAAGGCGCCAGCGTACGATGCGTATATTGCCAAAGCGGATAAAGGCTTTGCCGATGCGGTGATGCTTGGCAGCGTCTCCTATGGCGAGGTTTCAGCGCCGCAAATTATGGATACCGGCGACTATAAAATTTATTTGACCGCGGCGGGTACGACCAATATCAGCTACACCACGGCGAGCATTAACTTTAAAACCAAGGTGCCCTATAAATTAATTTTGAGGGAAAGCTTTGGCGCATCAGCGGCCAAAATCAGTTTAGACAGCGTCGACTCAACCACCAATGTGCGTAACCATGTCGCCCTCGAGAGCAGTGTTGATTTCAGGGTATTCAATGGCTTGGCTACACATAATGTTGATGTGAAAGTGGTGAGTAGTAAACAAGAAGCGCTATTTAGTAATGTGGCTCCCTTTGGTGTAACGGCCTATAAAGGTGCCGAGTTTAATGACTTTGGCGTGAGCGTATTTGACCATACTAGCCAAGCTAAATTACTCGACAATGTGCTGATCACCCTTAATCAAGATGATATTAAAACCATCTTTATTTATGAGCAGACCACAGCTCAGGGCAGTCAAGTGAAGGCGATGGAGATGAAACAAACTCAAACGCCAAGTCCCTACAGCTTCAAGTTCGATATCGTGAGTTTTGCCGATAAGAGTAATCTTACCTTGTACTTTTTAAAGGCGAACGACACAATTGATACGGCAGCCTATAAAATCAGTGCGGTTAATCCAACGGTGCCGCAATCGTTAGTGGTGCCCAAAGGTGAGTATTCTATCAAGGTTATCTCTGTAGAAAATGGCTCAAAAACAGTGGTTTACGCCTCTGATATGATTGATTTTAATAATCAAGATAACGTCACTATGGTGCTGAACAAGGACGATTCAACCAGTTTTGGCTACAACTTGGTTAAGATCTAA